In Vicia villosa cultivar HV-30 ecotype Madison, WI linkage group LG7, Vvil1.0, whole genome shotgun sequence, the DNA window ttagtttccacaacttcgacttcagatgcctccaccatgttgatatcttctacctcacagaggctagcgtcagcaatgttcaggggattggtatcgaccctcatgtgactcttggtcttgtcagcaaacttcaaccttccatcattgatagcattttgaattagatccctgaaaagaaaacattgagaagttttatggcctaaaaaaccatgatatttacaaaaacctcttttcttccgttgttccaacggaggaattttggaatttggaggtagtatcatttggccatcttttaccaataaatcaaatatttcatcgcacttggtaacgtcgaatgtataagttttcttagggaacctatcattcttatcgttttctactgggttttttccatttgcaggcataaggtggcgcttctttcaactcagccaagtctatttcgacttcttcagggctatatgagtcattgaaagactcatcatcagcgtcctcggcttcgacgtacgctaccctttccttcttataacttttatttgccctaactttttctgccttcagacgttcgacctgtcgaaccctgtctgctaattgggccatgtccctaaggtattgggtatctagtttctttcttattgaataatctagaccacccgcagccatctcgacaagttcatgctctgggactgttgtaaaacaccttgatttcaacagacggaacctattcaagtagtcatcaatcgtttctgtgaattttctcttaatactggccaattctttcaaacttatcttagtttggcccatatagaattgctcatggaacagcctttctaagtatgcccacgcatctatcgaatttggtggcaaagtagtaaaccaaatgaaggcattctttgtcagcgaactagggaaatatttgatccttaaatcctcgtttcccgctaagtctcctgcttctgtcaaatatctagcaatatgttccaccgttgactcattagtttcgcctgaaaattttgtaaatttgggtaccttagtgcccctaggcaattctgtctgcatgatataatctaatataggggatgtataatttggacgtctaagtccagtactaaggccattattggccataaccctttctatcatggcagttaagttattttctgtagccagattttctcttctgactctttggacaacctcatctgggtgttcgttcctacccacaacccttaatctgggtcgttcttcctctgtttcctgtcgaacggggacgattctttgatttgaagcctctaagttaattactggagttccttcgatcgtctctgttcttcgtgaggggcctacatccctagtggctgtcctagataacggaactatatcttgtacacgttccataatgggcctctcttcttgattcaaaggctgtttgtctttccttctaggtggtgttactcccatgaactctgccattcgattcatttgagatgatatcttttggaaagtctccacgttttccctatttgtagtagcaatatttgtcactagtgggtttaaaattgaagtcaattctctggccaaagcctctagcatatcatggttgcttgcatccatttcttgtcgaaatgctgcttggttatttgtggtaaagtggggcatctgggtagaaaaactagtgttgtgtgcacttcgacccactgaactaacattcggtgaaaatgtcgccttgttagttggggcatatataggtcctgcccctcgtacgcctgttccatattggtatggcattccatatggattatttggtctccattcgaaagcagaattcgtgccttgaccaaacaaattgtttgcagcatttgtcgaggaaaacggtacgtcctctgcacttgtggatgagggtgcggttgtcgacactgaaactggaatagtccctgagggtcctgtattattttcaggcatagcctgggaattatctgcaggtctcgatccatttggacccgttgtatcccgtgttccttgagtggaagtcgaatttgccgctcctgatcctgaaccttgtgggggatcttgatcaccccctgcactggccgtaacgaccattttcttgttgtaccttcgtttgggaatcggttgtgcactgttcgttaatttaccgttcctaaggttcatacaaggtcttgatattgtctagacaaaaataaagcaattgattaaaacaatccgcttgacacggtcccactgggATTGCcgatttgtttacggtgatttccggtaaacaaccgctagtcttccaaactataataaatatgatttggttactcgcaggatcgactagattgatcttaggacacatagtcaaaaagattgttatcaatgttcatttgaaccatattcatgattcgtcttcgtcaataagcgttgttcgattaaagaacaagtaatcttgataatcactttgttatatgtaagtatgatttcaatgaacagataagtaacataacatatgaaactaaaaggactgttaaaacgtaaagaatcttagaatgcagaaacgttaaagactttgaaagtaaataatatgaaagtaattcgaaagtaaatgacattaaagtaaagatacagaaatgtaaatggcaagaagtaaatggaatgcagtaattctgaaagatatttgaaaacgaaagataatacacatgtattaaagtggtggtgtcatacgtacattttctcagcgaactctttctcttaacacttgatacttgagtaaatatgtgagtgatttgtacaaaatgaacacacagaatcctaacattaagactcctatttatactagtttcgaccttaacggtcctacactaatctgctgccacgtctctcataagaacttccagcgacgccatctgttacttggacagttacgaaaccgtcttcgaatttcaaatcttcccgcctgagtccgtcttcgacgcgtggcagtgtattaaaaacactacgaaaacacgctaagtagtaatacttaaatatattttataaattttgtctaagtccccgaagacacatactttcactagctttcagtattcattatcttcataacgaacttagaaatctttattctcgaagcatggccatcagtagccattcttttatttttaagggatggccatcagtaaccatctttccttcgattttccacttcttcgaaggacaaatattacaagacgaaatcttcagctaacaggatGCCGACCCCACCACTGTCCTCCTGCTCAAAGAACTGCAGAAGACAAACAGCCTCCTCCGAATCCAGGATGACCGTATCCAcgagctggaaaggaagcgacgacACCGCTCCCCTCCGCGGAGTCGCTATCGGTCGCGTTCCTATTCCTCCTCACGCTCACCACCGAGGAGACACCGTCGGCGTTCCCCATCTTCTTCATGCTCTCCACCTAGGAGATACCATCGCCGGAGATCATACTCCCGGTCTCCACCTTGAAAGAGCAGGAGAAATCAGAGACCGGAAGCCACTGAAGAAAGAAGCCTCTCCCCCGAACGGGATCACCGAGGCCCTTCCAAAGCTGTGATGAAACCCCGCGAACGTCCCCCTCCCCGGGACAACCGCGCTAGCCCAGACAATGCCCAGAGAAATCCCCGGCGAGGCAGACACTCAACCTCCCCGAGACCAAGTGACgaagaggacttccgcagccctctGTCCGAAAATATCCGGAGAGCCCGCCTCCCCCGGGGGATGGAGAAACCACCAGtgttggaccaatacgacggaaccactgaccccgacgaccatattcggagcatcgaagctgtcatggactatcacgtcgtcaagggctctatcaaatgccgcatcttcccgaccaccctcaggaaaggagcaatgacttggtacagaaacctccgtcccaactccatccactcctggaccgagctcaaggaactcttcttgagccacttcacagcctcccgtcgGCAACCaaaatcggaagccaatctcgaggccgtgatacaaggacccaacgaacccCTTTGggattacctcgacaggttcaacaaggaagtcgtccaagtacagacggccgactacatgaagagataccttttagaacgaggacttctccccggcagtgacttcaagaaggccattaAAATCGAGAAGGTGCACACTATGAACTCCCTCCTCCGCAAAGCAAAAGCATTCATCGATTTCGAGGAAGGTGAGGCAGCCGCGATCAAAGCTTCGAGGGGTAATGATGCTGCTCGCAGCTCGAACCTCGACGACTCAGGCTCGCGTCGAGGACATGATAAGAGGAGAGACGATAGGTCCCGTGACGCCAAAGAGCGCCGAGGACCGGCAGGTCGGTTCAACGAATACACTCCCTTGAATGTCTCGCGCGAAAaaatcctggccgactgccaAAACACCGAGTTCAAGAACTCcagcatcaggcccccgaagccgAATCCCACCAGACCGGGAACTGACAAAtccaaatactgcaagtaccacaagagtcacgggcatctgaccgacgaatgcatacatctcaaagatgccatcgaGACCCTGATTAAAGAGGGTCGCTTGTCGAAGTACACAAGGAAGGGAGAACCTCCCCGAAGAGAAGCCcctcgaaactctgacgagggAAATTCACCAGACAGCCGACCGCTTCAAGTCGCGCTGTCCATAACTcgaccggaagacttcatcccttcgGTCGGCGTGACGACTGCCCATAGCACCTGGGAACACTTCccgaccgcaatggtcatctccaacggcggtgACCCCGGCTCTCTCACCATCAGCTTAGTAAAAAGAAAATTCGACGAGCTGATCAGCGCCAATTCGGATCTCGCCCCTACTCTGTGgaagttcaaaggaaaatcagatcCGATCACATTCTACTTGGAAGagctgcccggcggagctccgaaCGCCAGGATCCCTCTGCTCGTCCGCCAGGATGGCTAACTTCGACGTCCGTCGAGTCCTGGTcgacgaaggcagctcggtcgacatcatgtattctcacctcttccggacactccagctagacgactcacacctcactccTTATGTGGGTTCTGATCTCCAAGGCTTCAACGGGGCTACCACCAAACCGTGGGGTTACGTCGAACTGatcgtcaccttcggggaaggggaagcaTCCAGGCAGGTCAAGACGAGATTATTGGTTATCGACTGCAAGActctctacaactgcatcatcggacgccctaCTCTGGCCGAGCTCACTGCCGTCCCTTTCGACCGTGCACCTGAAGATGAAATTCTACACAAAGCGGGGACGAGTGGCCACTATCAACGCAGACATCGAAGCCGCTAGAAGGATCTTCGATGCCTCCGTAAAAAGGTTGCAACTGATCGCCCCTCCATCAGATTCCAACAAGAAGCCGAGGGCCGAAGACAAACATCATCTGGAAGACCAACACCCGCCAAcaaacgtcagctcagtcgacctggaTGCTCGATTCACAGATGAAGAGCTGAAGAATGGCGAAGAGACAAGCCCAAAGGTGACTCACCCCGTCCGGCCTGTCCTAGACGGGGACTTCGACCTCATCCCGCTGGGCGACAACCCCAACAAAGCGGTAAAAATCGGCAAGGACATCCCAGATCTACCGAGGAAGCAACTCGTAGCATGTCTCCAAGCCAACGCTgacttgttcgcctggagcgcagcggaaatgcccggactcgaccctgaggtcgcctgtcaccacctctccattgatccagccgtgaaagcagtagttcaacgtaggcgccggcagtctcccgagaaagtggaggctgccgagaaagctgtaaaagacctcttagaggcaaattttatttccgaggccaagtattcaacttggctctcaaacgttgtacttgtcaaaaaatctaatgaaaaatggagaatgtgtgttgattatactgatgttaaccgggcatgtcccaaagatgcttatccattgcctaatattgataggctggtcgacaactcggccggctataaactgttatcatttatggatgcttattcaggttacaatcaaatccccatggcgaggtgcgacaagcagtgcacggcattcatgaccgagtcgggtaactattactacaacgtaatgcccttcggactcaagaacgccggagccacataccagcggatgatgaacaaggttttccgaggagagatcggcgacaccctcgaggtatatatggacgacatgatcgtcaaatctcgagaagactccgatCACACAGCACATCTTGAACGGGTGttcgagcaggccagatcctgcaaaATGCGTTTCAAcccagagaagtgcaccttcggagtacgggcgggcaagttcctcggtttctatctaaccgagcgaggaatagaagccaaccccgataaatgccgagcattctcagaaCTTCCTacccctaacaataaaaaatctatccaagtattaaacggaatgctcacggcactatcccgcttcgtcgcaaaatccgcccagcatgccctTCCATTTTTCAAGTTGCTCCGGAAAGAAGCGACctttgaatggtccgaggagtgcgagcAAGCACTATCCCAtctcaaacaagtgctctccaaaccgcCCGTCCTCTCCCGACCAGATAGCAACGAGATTCTATATCTCtacctggccgtctcaaacgaGGCGGCCAGCTCGGCCTTAATCCGAGAAGCGGAAGACGGACAGAAGCCAGTATACTTCacaagcaaagccctacaagggcccgaggtaCGATATCAACAGATAGAGAAAGTCGCACTGGCCCTAATAACAGCTGCCAGGaggctgaggtactacttcctcgcccacaccattgtcgtccggacagaccaacccatcaaacaacttctcagccgaccagacatggccgggagaatgctaagatggtccctcgagctatccgaGTTCGACATACAGTACGAGGGTAGGAAAGCACTGAAAGCTCAAGCGCTCGCCGATTTCGTAGCCGAGATGACCTCGATTTCCAACTGCCTGACTCCCACCGAAAATAAATGGACCATCTATGTGGATGGCGCATCGAGCAACTCGGGAAGCGGAGCCGGCATTATCCTAGAAAACGACGAGGGGctcatcatcgaagtatccttggtCTTGTCTTTcaccacgtcgaacaaccaggccgaatacgagGCTCTCCTAGCAGGCCTGCGCTTAGCCGAAGACGTAGGCGCTCGGGAGGTCATGATTTATACCGACTCCCAGCTCGTCGCGTCCCAagtcagcggcgattaccaagccaagaacgacacactagccgagtatctCACGTTTGTCAAAGAGAAAATGAAAAGATTCTCAAAGGCAGACGTCGCACATATTCCCCGGGAACATAACTCACGTGCCGACATAttatccaaacttgcgagcacaagaaagaaaggtGGAAACAAGTCGGTAATCCATGAAATCTTGCCCAGACCGAGCATAAGCAAAAACGCGCAAGCTCTGCAAGTAttcgctatcggggacgaccactgctggatgaccccggtatatAACTTCCTCGCCAAAGACGAACTTCCCGCTGACGCGAAGGAAGCTTCAGCTATTAAGAGACGATCCTGCTCGTACACCATCATCGAGAACAAATTATATcgacgaggcttctccatccctctccttaAATATGTCGACGCCTCGCAAGCACTTGAGATACTCCAAGAGCTCCACGAGGGGATCAGCGGCCAACATCTCGGTGGCCGGTCACTAGCGAGAAAAACTCTTAGAGCCGGTtattattggccgaccatgcagcaagacgcCAAAGAACATGTCCGGAAATGCGACAAGTGTCAGCGTCATGCCGACATGCACTTGGCTCCCCCGAACGAACTTAAATCGCTCTCCTCACCTTGGcccttctccacctggggaatggacctcctcggacctttcccggttGGCTCGTACCAGAATAAATACCTAGTGGTCGCtgtggattacttcacgaaatggatagaagtcgaagcgctcgccaagatcacgtctcaaaacgtgctccgtttctacaaacgaaacatactcgctcggttcggggtaccacaggctatagtcaccgacaatggcacccaattcactgacagaaagttccaagagtttgtggccaagctcggcacgaaacATTTCACCTCAGTCGAGCATCCTCAGACGAACGGGCAAGCCGAGGCAGCCAATCGAGTCATCCTCCGGGGACTGAAGAGGAGACTCGGCGAAGCTAAAAAggcttgggtcgaagaactacataAGGTACTTTGGGCTTATAGGACAACCCCCCATTCGAGCACGGGCGAGACTCCGTTTAgactaacctacggcaccgaagcagtgatccccgtggaaatccggGAACCTTCTCGGCGCACAGAATCACCCCTCGAAGAAGAGCTCAATGACGAGGCTATGCGGGAAGAGCTCGATATGGTTGAGGAAATCTGAACAGGATCCTCCCTTCGAGAAGCAATATTAAAACAACAGATAGCCCTCCGCCACAACGccaaagttatcaagcgcgaattcgaagtcggcgccctagtACTCCGccgaaacatgaaagactcgcgcgagggcaaactagccccgaattgggaaggcccataccgagtttacgataaaaccgagaaTGGCGCCTATTACCTCGAGAATCTCCTCggagaaaaacttgctcgaccttggaacgctgaaaaactcagacgttattacagttagACACAACCTAACGCCCCCGGACACCTCTATCGAACACAGGTGGTAACTGGGCATGGACCCGCGTCATCGGTACAAACGCGAGTgctccacgacagcaacggtcgCACCCCCCCACAGAATGGAAGGACCGACCACacggcggattctacacctagaccctccgtggaagtacctgtacggcagaaccccagctcgcgatgggatcgttcacgccgcgagcacttggCCTCAACCGCGGTCTCGTGCTCGCTATCAGCgtacacctgctctgcgcacccggtcCGTAcacaacacgcccgggcaatcaaccTAGGTCGAGCATAACCAATCATTATCAATAATATTCTAAGTGTTGGGATCACTCACCGGAATATACGAGCGTGCAACAATAAAATTTCAAACACACAAGGCTAAATGGGCATGAGTAAACGAAATTATAAAACATTAACTGCCGACCAAATTGGTCGGCGATATCCAGATATTACAAAAAAttccgggcacgcaggccccaaaatAATCCGGGTATAGCCCAACAAACATAAACTGGCACGCAGGCCGAAGAAGACAGGCACGCAGGCCCAAGACAAAACTACCTATTCTTCGCCGTCGGGAGATTCGGGCACCAGAACCCCATCCACAATCTTCGAAGAAAGCCCAATGTCATCCTCCTTCAAGCTAGGGTTCAGAAACTTCAGCTGATGAACCGCACGGTCAAACCCAGCTTCAGCCATGTCGGCGAGGCTCATTTTCAGGCTGTCTATCTTCTCCACGAGCTCGGCCCTGGACTTTAGAGCAGCCACGTCCGGTAACTCGTCGGCCGAGGGAGCCCATTCAAGCTGAAGGTCggcaagcttcttcttctccgctGCATTCTCCCCGTCCTTCTGCTTCAGAGCCGCATCAATTTTCTTCTTCAGCTTCTCACGATCGGCCTCCATGGTCTTCACCTTGTCCTCGGCAGTCTTCCTGGCCGCCTCCGCCTTCCTCAGAGCCTCGGCCGAACCCGAGTCACCGTTGGCTAACACTTGTGCCATCCCCAAAACTCTCATCACGGCGACGCTATCGCTCGCCAGCTGTTTCTAGAGGGCCGGGGGATCCATCTCGCTGACCCGGCGGGCTTCATTCGGAGAGGTGACCAGGggaaacttttcaaaataacCCCCATCTTTGTAGCAAGGAGGCAGTACGAAGCCACGCTCGGAGTCCAGATTCGACGGCTCGTGACGAGGCTTCTTGGGAGACCTCTCATCCAAGTTCACCCGAGGAGAGCCAGCCGAGGCCGAGTTCTCTCCAGCACCAGTTCCCCGAGCCTTCTTTTGACGAATCTTCTTCGCATCCTGAGTCATCTTTAGGAGCTTgtcctccttctccggcatggCATCTGAAAAAAGGGAAACGAACAGGTTAGCAAGAATACCAAACAGAAAGGGCAAAACAAGGTAAATGGACACGACCTAACAGCGCCCGAGTGTCCTCGGGGGTCCGACAAGATAACAGGGCCTTAATGTTAATAGCCCGCGGCTCCACAATCGGCATACCATTATCGTCCAAAACAGGATCCCCATTCTTCGTCACCCACTGAGACAAGGTGAAACCATCCACGTATTTACAGAGGGCCGAGTACGACTCTGTGTCCTGCTCGTCCAGATCTCCGTCTTCCCAAGCATAGTTTTTCGGGGGTGACGAGAAGTGGCCCTTCCACCAAAAGAACGGGAACGCCGTGCAGAATTCCCTTACTACCTGCCCGTCCTCGTCCCTCTCTAACTCCCCGGCCTCGTCCCGCACGACTACCATATCAGACACCGCAGAATAAGCCGCCTGGCTGCGCGGACGGACGAGGAAGTACCGGTCCTTGAAACCTTTCACCGAGTCGGTGTACATCCCGAAAAGCTTTCTGTCGGCATTTCTGAACGAGACCCAACTATACCGCCCGTCTGCCGTCTGCCTTTGGACACAAAAACACCTGCCGAACAGAGCGGTCGTAGCCCCGATACCAAGATAATCACAGACAATCTCGAATgctcgcataaaagcaaaagcattcGGATGCAATTGGGACGGCGCCAGAGCAAGAAATGCCATCATCGAAGTCTGAAAACCGGAGAAGGGCAACCGGAAGCCGAGCTCTTtgaatacatattcatacatcgcaaaaTTGTCCCCGTTAAACCGAGAACATAAACGCTCGTCTGGGGACGGGCAACCTATTTCGTAATTCGGCGCTTCGCCCTCTcccaaaacctcaatttctttgaaaACCCCATCTAGAGACTCGGTGTATCGAGAAACGACCGTCAGAGGTTCATCGGCTACCCAGTCGAGTGCAACCGtgcattcataactgaacaaaggCATTGGAgaaacccctccctcggcatCCGAACCAGGGAATCAACATGGTCACCCTCGGCCGGGGAGGGCGTATTTTGAATCTCGACAATCTCAACGTCGGAGCTACTCGCCGTCGTATCCTCCGACCCACTAGCCCACGAGTCAGATTCCGAGCTGGACCCCGAACTGGCACTCGAATTagattcacctgcacgcagaagggagaagtgaattcgacagttcaccaaatccacccttccaccgcaatgcaagcgaaagggtagagcagaaGCAGTagagcccccggctaaacccccatcgaggaCAGACACCCGCCAGCCGAGGActcacaaaaaaataataataacaagggACATCAGAGCGGAAGTCGGATCTAAACAGGCGCGACGACCTAACCGCGAACATCATCCATCCCACAAACTAACACTAACCCCCGGGCATCGCCTAGATAACCCGAGGAGGAAGTAACGACTGGGTGTAAGACTCAGCCGACATAGATGGCGAGGATCGCGAAAGTAAGAAATCGCGAGATCCCTAGACCCTACGGAAAAAGCATAAAACAACGAAGAGGTTCGCGAACTTACTTGCAGACATAATGACGATGGTTAGGAGAAACTTTTCGGCGAACAGCGGTTGACACAACAAACAATAGGACGAACAACTGCTTCCGGGGACCGTCTGCCTGGAGCCGAGCAAGTGAGCAGAGAGAGAAAAGCGCCTAAATGTGGGGACTCACCCCCTTTTTATAGGAAAGAGGCTCGGAAGGCGAAACGTCGCGCCCCCTGACaagcgccgcctcctagaccctaggccatcattgcctatgccacgtcagTGCGTGTCACACACGCGCAACTTTTTTCATTCCAACCCACATACCATTCCTCCGAGCACATCCGATAGACGAGGATCCGTTACGCCGGGCATCACCAAGATCATGGAGTCCGAGCATCATcaaagtcacagcttcttgaccagaaagctccgacttggggggctcctgttctggactgggccaaggttaggcccaacatagtttcggcccagtaaacctcagaggcccaggTTCCTCCGTGGCCCACCTCTGGGTCTAGGGTGCCCACCTTAGGCATGCTCGGCGAAACCGTATCCACGGACCGTATGGCGCCCGGCAGGTCTGCTCCCCGCGAGTC includes these proteins:
- the LOC131620014 gene encoding uncharacterized protein LOC131620014, whose translation is MTSISNCLTPTENKWTIYVDGASSNSGSGAGIILENDEGLIIEVSLVLSFTTSNNQAEYEALLAGLRLAEDVGAREVMIYTDSQLVASQVSGDYQAKNDTLAEYLTFVKEKMKRFSKADVAHIPREHNSRADILSKLASTRKKGGNKSVIHEILPRPSISKNAQALQVFAIGDDHCWMTPVYNFLAKDELPADAKEASAIKRRSCSYTIIENKLYRRGFSIPLLKYVDASQALEILQELHEGISGQHLGGRSLARKTLRAGYYWPTMQQDAKEHVRKCDKCQRHADMHLAPPNELKSLSSPWPFSTWGMDLLGPFPLGTKHFTSVEHPQTNGQAEAANRVILRGLKRRLGEAKKAWVEELHKVLWAYRTTPHSSTGETPFRLTYGTEAVIPVEIREPSRRTESPLEEELNDEAMREELDMVEEI